In Persicimonas caeni, a single window of DNA contains:
- a CDS encoding nitrilase-related carbon-nitrogen hydrolase, which produces MLTAISGMRYNVALAGWIGSVPWLIYLRHTDGWKSRLVFAGVLQVAAFLAVLKIVTEPLPWFFALMFSVPSAVMSAVLYVLFEWLRRRAGDRWGLAIFPALVIVSEWASSGFSEMGSWGALAYTQIDNLALMQTTSLFGLSGVTGLLGLTSAIIAVALAEPDARWWRRPAAVLAAVIFLAHGWGVFRLFQPLEGPIVRIGTVVSDLRLGPDAPPDDAELARATNTLFERTEIAAERGADLIVWNEGATSVDADDEAALLERGHQLARLHDVDIIMAYVVPREGMEQFENKFTWMTPEGGIEDYLKHHPVPGEGSIKGDAPFVAHDRPYGRAAGAICYDYDFPSIGLQHARLGVDLAVVPSSDWEGIDPYHTEMAAVRGIEGGFAVARSVRHATSAVFDAHGVARGRARDREGVHVMVTAVPVEGQRTLYSMTGDLLPLLAGLVVLSGGVIAFRRRNN; this is translated from the coding sequence GTGCTGACCGCCATATCGGGGATGCGCTACAACGTCGCTCTGGCAGGCTGGATTGGGAGCGTTCCGTGGCTGATTTATCTGCGGCACACGGATGGATGGAAGTCGAGGCTGGTCTTCGCCGGGGTGCTTCAAGTCGCTGCATTCTTGGCAGTACTCAAAATCGTCACAGAGCCCCTGCCCTGGTTTTTTGCGCTGATGTTCTCGGTTCCGTCGGCCGTGATGTCTGCGGTGCTCTACGTGCTCTTCGAGTGGCTGCGCCGGCGGGCTGGTGACCGCTGGGGGCTGGCGATTTTCCCGGCGCTCGTCATCGTGTCGGAGTGGGCCTCGTCCGGGTTTAGTGAGATGGGAAGCTGGGGTGCGCTAGCCTACACCCAGATAGACAACCTGGCGTTGATGCAGACGACCTCGCTTTTTGGACTCTCGGGGGTGACCGGCTTGCTCGGCCTGACGTCAGCGATCATCGCGGTTGCGCTGGCTGAACCTGACGCTCGCTGGTGGCGTCGACCCGCCGCGGTGCTCGCCGCCGTCATCTTCTTGGCGCACGGCTGGGGAGTGTTCCGGCTCTTTCAACCGCTGGAGGGCCCAATCGTTCGTATCGGGACCGTGGTGAGCGATCTTCGCCTCGGGCCCGATGCGCCTCCCGACGACGCCGAGCTCGCCCGAGCGACCAATACGCTTTTCGAACGCACCGAAATTGCCGCCGAGCGTGGCGCCGATCTGATCGTGTGGAACGAGGGCGCGACCTCTGTCGATGCCGACGACGAAGCTGCTCTGCTGGAGCGCGGCCACCAACTCGCGCGCCTCCACGATGTCGATATCATCATGGCCTATGTCGTCCCTCGCGAGGGGATGGAGCAGTTCGAGAACAAATTCACCTGGATGACCCCCGAGGGGGGCATCGAAGACTATTTGAAGCACCATCCGGTGCCCGGTGAGGGTTCCATCAAAGGCGATGCCCCCTTCGTCGCCCACGACCGACCCTACGGCCGAGCTGCCGGAGCCATCTGCTACGATTACGATTTTCCGTCGATTGGCCTGCAGCACGCGCGATTGGGGGTCGATCTGGCGGTCGTGCCGTCGAGCGACTGGGAGGGCATCGACCCGTATCATACCGAGATGGCCGCCGTGCGGGGCATCGAGGGAGGTTTCGCGGTCGCGCGCTCGGTACGCCACGCCACCAGCGCAGTCTTCGACGCTCATGGTGTGGCGAGGGGACGCGCCCGTGACCGCGAGGGAGTGCACGTAATGGTCACTGCGGTGCCGGTCGAGGGCCAGCGCACGCTCTATTCGATGACCGGCGACCTCTTGCCGCTACTCGCCGGGCTGGTGGTGCTTAGCGGCGGTGTCATCGCGTTTCGTCGTCGGAACAACTAG
- a CDS encoding amidase, producing the protein MDFREYREHDAVALAEMVRNGEVSPSELVDAAAEGLDAWNGRLNAVVESWVDQARQTCQSNAPSGPLAGVPFLIKDMLEWEGHAMTLGSRLLDGYDSQSTHPLVERYLKAGLLLVGRTNMSELGLMPATEPIVYGPTKNPWDVQRSPGGSSGGSAAAVAAGIVPVAHAADGGGSIRIPASACGLFGFKPSRGLTVEALDEVPEGFVSHHCVSRTVRDSALLLDLSTGVSPGSRWRPPATRSCAEAAQCDPEPLRVGVMFTDFLGEALHPACRAAIEKTARHCEDLGHDVVEITPPIDGLAYRAAFSQLWAVGASFFLKRVRAELDTMEEIPAPVVRLLRLPGTLEAALRAAQVVGFPMVEPLTLRLARHSDRMSPADLWVIWQQLNVATADMTHFFDDHDVLLTSTITQLPWKTGSYDAAGQTLEEIEESLFAYAGLTPIANTAGLPAMSVPLHRHEGLPVGTQFIGPHGADGTLLSLAGQLERAQPWVEVATRGE; encoded by the coding sequence ATGGACTTTCGAGAATACCGCGAGCACGACGCCGTCGCTCTCGCCGAGATGGTACGTAACGGCGAGGTCTCTCCAAGTGAACTGGTCGACGCGGCTGCCGAAGGGCTCGACGCGTGGAACGGCCGGCTGAACGCGGTGGTCGAGTCGTGGGTGGACCAAGCGCGCCAGACGTGCCAGTCGAACGCGCCCAGCGGTCCGCTGGCCGGAGTGCCGTTTCTGATCAAAGACATGCTCGAGTGGGAGGGCCACGCGATGACGCTGGGCTCGCGGCTCCTCGACGGGTACGACTCCCAGAGCACGCACCCGTTGGTCGAGCGCTACCTGAAGGCGGGGCTCCTGCTCGTCGGGCGCACGAATATGAGCGAGCTCGGCTTGATGCCGGCCACCGAGCCCATCGTCTACGGCCCCACTAAAAACCCGTGGGACGTGCAACGCTCGCCAGGTGGGTCGAGCGGCGGGTCGGCAGCCGCGGTCGCCGCCGGAATCGTGCCGGTGGCCCACGCGGCCGACGGAGGCGGATCGATTCGCATCCCCGCCTCGGCGTGCGGACTCTTCGGGTTCAAGCCCAGCCGCGGGCTCACCGTCGAAGCTCTCGACGAGGTGCCCGAGGGGTTCGTGTCGCACCATTGCGTCAGCCGTACGGTGCGCGACAGCGCGCTCTTGCTCGACTTGTCCACCGGCGTCAGCCCCGGCTCGCGGTGGCGCCCGCCGGCGACTCGCTCGTGCGCCGAGGCCGCCCAATGCGACCCCGAGCCGCTCCGAGTGGGCGTGATGTTCACGGACTTCTTGGGAGAGGCGCTGCATCCGGCGTGCCGCGCCGCCATCGAGAAGACCGCGCGTCATTGCGAGGACCTGGGCCACGACGTCGTCGAAATCACCCCGCCCATCGACGGCCTCGCCTACCGGGCCGCCTTCAGTCAGTTGTGGGCGGTGGGAGCGAGCTTCTTTTTGAAGAGAGTGCGCGCCGAGCTCGACACCATGGAAGAAATCCCGGCGCCCGTGGTGCGCCTGTTGCGGCTTCCGGGCACACTCGAGGCGGCGTTGCGCGCCGCCCAGGTCGTCGGCTTCCCGATGGTCGAGCCCCTCACGCTTCGGCTGGCCCGTCACTCCGACCGCATGAGCCCGGCGGACCTGTGGGTCATCTGGCAGCAACTCAACGTGGCGACCGCCGACATGACCCACTTCTTCGACGACCACGACGTGCTGTTGACCAGCACCATCACCCAGCTTCCCTGGAAGACCGGCTCGTACGACGCCGCCGGCCAAACCCTCGAAGAGATCGAAGAGTCGCTGTTCGCCTATGCCGGCTTGACCCCCATCGCCAACACCGCCGGCCTCCCGGCGATGTCCGTGCCGCTGCACCGCCACGAAGGGCTGCCCGTGGGCACTCAATTCATCGGCCCACACGGCGCCGACGGCACGCTGCTGTCGCTCGCCGGCCAGCTCGAGCGAGCGCAGCCTTGGGTGGAGGTCGCCACCCGCGGAGAGTGA
- a CDS encoding archaemetzincin translates to MDDTSDFLPWWVRHQRLVLAASAVVLVAAVSAWFVAETQLAAGVERCDPEAEAELGSDDWASGVVDVAAFTPLDEPGGGDWRAIHKEPRQCFSDWLDRKRQDVTQERRTLYLQPIGSFDAEASPDMETLAEFGRIYFGLPVKVMEPLDPASLELSKRQLGGEEQWLTTDVLDELETRLPNDAYAMLGLTMTDLWPGDGWNFVFGQARLSGRVGIYSFARYDPGPGVRPADDRRRMILLRSMKVMSHETGHMFGITHCLHYECNMNGSNSLYETDSQPIHLCPVDLRKLHHAVSFDIHRRYLALAEFYAEQGLVEQAEFVRLRASTNQPKTD, encoded by the coding sequence ATGGATGACACGTCCGACTTTTTGCCGTGGTGGGTTCGCCACCAACGCCTCGTCCTCGCCGCTTCGGCGGTGGTGTTGGTCGCAGCCGTATCGGCGTGGTTCGTCGCCGAAACCCAGCTCGCCGCTGGCGTGGAGCGCTGCGACCCCGAGGCCGAGGCGGAGTTGGGGAGCGATGATTGGGCATCTGGCGTGGTGGACGTCGCGGCGTTCACCCCGCTCGACGAGCCTGGCGGTGGCGATTGGCGAGCGATTCACAAGGAGCCCAGGCAGTGCTTCTCCGACTGGCTCGACCGCAAGCGCCAGGATGTCACACAGGAGCGGCGAACACTGTATTTGCAACCGATCGGCAGCTTCGACGCCGAGGCGAGCCCCGATATGGAGACGCTGGCCGAATTCGGGCGCATCTACTTCGGCTTGCCGGTGAAAGTCATGGAGCCGCTCGACCCTGCGAGCCTAGAGCTCTCCAAGCGGCAACTCGGCGGCGAGGAGCAGTGGCTGACGACCGACGTGCTCGACGAACTCGAGACCCGATTGCCGAATGACGCCTACGCGATGCTCGGGCTGACAATGACCGATTTGTGGCCGGGGGACGGCTGGAACTTCGTCTTCGGGCAGGCGCGGCTGTCAGGCCGCGTGGGCATCTACAGTTTCGCGCGCTACGACCCCGGTCCCGGTGTTCGTCCGGCAGACGACCGCCGGCGGATGATTTTGCTGCGCAGCATGAAAGTGATGTCCCACGAAACCGGTCACATGTTCGGTATCACCCACTGCTTGCACTACGAATGCAACATGAACGGTAGCAACTCACTGTACGAGACCGACTCGCAGCCCATTCACCTGTGTCCCGTCGATCTCAGAAAGCTCCACCACGCCGTCAGCTTCGATATTCATCGACGTTATTTGGCGCTCGCCGAGTTTTATGCAGAGCAGGGACTTGTCGAGCAGGCCGAGTTCGTGCGATTGCGGGCTTCGACGAATCAACCGAAGACCGATTGA
- a CDS encoding flavin-containing monooxygenase translates to METPHVDVLIIGAGLSGICAGHYMQAECPDKTFTILEGRDSLGGTWDLFQYPGIRSDSDMHTLGFSFRPWPDPQAIADGPSILQYLRDTVEETGLGDKIRYNHQVQKVSWSSEDALWTVTARHPDTGEESVYTCDLLWFCTGYYRYDRGHMPEFPGADRFEGELVHPQFWTDDIDYEGKNVVVIGSGATAVTLVPAMADRAAHITMLQRSPSYVMSVPEDDAISEWATRVLGDKIGAGVTRWKNILRLMLFYQFSRRMPKQARKYITDLVRETIGDVVDVDTHFNPSYDPWDQRLCFVPDDDLFDALREGKASIVTDHIENFDETGIVLRSGEHLDADIVVSATGLEIVIAGGATIEVDGKVVDPGEETMYKGAMLSNVPNAVMSVGYTNASWTLKCELISQWTCRLLEHMDEHGFDVCVPRLPKEKDADVPLIDFNSGYVLRALDELPNQGEKLPWRLYQNYIFDSVLFRYAPIADDALVFE, encoded by the coding sequence ATGGAAACACCACACGTCGACGTACTGATCATCGGAGCCGGCCTCTCCGGCATTTGCGCGGGCCACTACATGCAGGCGGAGTGCCCCGACAAGACGTTTACGATCTTGGAGGGACGCGACTCGCTTGGAGGCACCTGGGATCTGTTCCAATACCCGGGGATTCGCTCCGACTCCGATATGCACACGCTCGGCTTTTCGTTTCGGCCGTGGCCCGACCCGCAGGCCATCGCCGACGGGCCATCGATCCTGCAGTACCTGCGCGACACGGTCGAGGAGACCGGGCTCGGCGACAAGATTCGCTACAACCACCAGGTCCAGAAGGTCAGCTGGTCGTCCGAAGACGCGCTCTGGACGGTCACCGCGCGCCATCCCGACACCGGCGAGGAGTCGGTCTACACGTGTGACCTGCTCTGGTTTTGCACCGGGTATTATCGCTACGACCGCGGCCATATGCCCGAGTTTCCGGGCGCCGACCGCTTCGAGGGCGAGCTCGTCCACCCGCAGTTTTGGACCGACGATATCGACTACGAAGGAAAGAACGTGGTGGTCATCGGCAGCGGCGCCACCGCGGTGACGCTCGTGCCTGCGATGGCCGACCGCGCCGCCCACATCACCATGTTGCAGCGCTCGCCGAGCTACGTGATGAGCGTTCCCGAAGACGACGCCATTTCCGAGTGGGCGACGCGCGTTCTGGGCGACAAGATCGGCGCAGGTGTGACGCGCTGGAAGAATATCCTGCGGTTGATGCTCTTCTACCAATTCTCGCGTCGCATGCCGAAGCAAGCCCGCAAGTACATCACCGACCTGGTGCGCGAGACGATCGGAGACGTGGTCGACGTCGACACCCACTTCAACCCGAGCTACGACCCGTGGGACCAGCGGCTCTGCTTCGTGCCCGACGACGACCTGTTCGACGCGCTGCGCGAGGGCAAAGCCTCCATCGTCACCGACCACATCGAGAATTTCGACGAGACGGGCATCGTGCTGCGCTCGGGCGAGCACCTCGACGCGGACATCGTCGTCAGCGCCACCGGCCTCGAGATCGTCATCGCCGGCGGAGCGACCATCGAGGTCGACGGTAAGGTCGTCGATCCGGGCGAAGAAACGATGTACAAGGGCGCGATGCTCAGCAACGTCCCCAACGCGGTGATGTCGGTCGGCTACACGAATGCCTCCTGGACGCTCAAATGCGAGCTCATCAGCCAGTGGACCTGTCGTCTGCTCGAGCATATGGACGAGCACGGCTTCGACGTGTGCGTGCCGCGACTCCCCAAAGAAAAGGACGCAGACGTCCCGCTCATCGACTTCAACTCCGGCTACGTACTGCGAGCGCTCGACGAGTTGCCCAACCAGGGCGAGAAGCTGCCGTGGCGGCTCTACCAAAACTACATTTTCGACAGCGTGCTCTTTCGCTACGCGCCGATCGCGGACGACGCGTTGGTATTCGAGTGA
- a CDS encoding TolB family protein → MNHHTISFVLLGVLFCLPSGASAESPALQRLSQAGDEMPGDEVPGDEVPGDGPSIYPTVSADGTTVAFMSQATNLVDVKLYDDEVPKHLHIFTRDLATGVVGLASRAADGTPANAHAMYPDLSADGRLLVFASRASNLVDGTEGKAWRVYVKNLETGAVQLISHPNKEMRVFWPRISDNSDYVTFLTHSAEDLGAPAQIYRHHLPTGELQPVSSSKDGAPGDGDSRYAELSANGRYVVFESQSTNLADVATPHGGVFVKDMQTGAVELVAARSPGAGFEKCRPSVSADGRRVVFYARTTVRTPDALPGVWQVAVKDLDTDEMRLASTNVKGEPANARSHGATLSADGRYVAFQSDASNLPGPGRVRRSPFYLKDLKTGKVVRISPHVPRKEGEPLGSSGVNHGFASLSADGSKVVFHSDAPIDSDSRQAQVYLFESQCSPKHATMRLKCNDFGSKRGVA, encoded by the coding sequence ATGAACCACCACACTATCTCCTTCGTCCTCCTCGGCGTACTCTTCTGCCTCCCAAGCGGTGCGAGCGCCGAGTCCCCTGCCCTGCAGCGTTTGAGCCAAGCCGGCGACGAGATGCCCGGCGACGAGGTGCCCGGCGACGAGGTGCCCGGCGACGGACCGAGCATCTACCCGACCGTGTCGGCCGACGGCACGACCGTGGCCTTCATGTCCCAGGCGACGAACCTGGTCGACGTGAAGCTCTACGACGACGAGGTCCCCAAGCACCTACACATTTTCACGCGCGATTTGGCCACGGGCGTCGTCGGGCTCGCCAGCCGAGCCGCCGACGGTACGCCGGCCAACGCCCACGCGATGTATCCCGACCTATCCGCCGACGGCCGGCTGCTGGTCTTTGCCTCCAGGGCATCCAACCTCGTCGACGGTACGGAGGGTAAGGCGTGGCGAGTGTACGTGAAGAACCTCGAGACCGGTGCGGTCCAGCTCATCAGTCATCCGAATAAGGAAATGCGGGTCTTTTGGCCGCGCATCTCTGATAACTCTGATTATGTAACCTTTCTAACACATAGCGCCGAGGATCTTGGCGCGCCCGCGCAAATCTACCGCCACCACTTGCCGACCGGAGAGTTGCAGCCGGTCAGCAGTTCGAAGGACGGCGCACCAGGTGACGGCGACAGTCGCTACGCAGAACTCTCGGCAAATGGTCGGTATGTGGTCTTCGAATCGCAGTCGACGAATTTGGCCGACGTTGCCACACCGCACGGCGGCGTGTTCGTCAAAGACATGCAGACAGGCGCGGTCGAGTTGGTCGCGGCTCGCTCGCCGGGCGCAGGTTTCGAAAAGTGTCGCCCCAGTGTGTCGGCCGACGGTCGGCGCGTCGTCTTCTACGCCAGGACGACCGTGCGCACGCCCGATGCTCTCCCGGGCGTTTGGCAAGTCGCGGTCAAAGATCTCGACACCGACGAGATGCGCCTGGCGAGCACGAATGTCAAGGGAGAGCCAGCCAACGCGCGAAGCCACGGCGCCACGCTCTCGGCGGACGGTCGCTACGTGGCGTTTCAGTCCGACGCGAGCAACCTGCCCGGTCCTGGGCGCGTGCGCCGCTCTCCGTTTTATCTGAAAGACTTGAAGACCGGAAAAGTCGTACGGATCTCGCCTCATGTGCCGCGCAAGGAGGGAGAGCCACTCGGCAGCAGTGGAGTGAATCACGGCTTTGCCAGTCTTTCGGCAGACGGCTCGAAGGTCGTCTTTCACTCCGACGCGCCCATCGACTCGGACAGCAGACAAGCTCAGGTATATCTGTTCGAGTCGCAATGTTCGCCCAAACACGCTACCATGCGCCTCAAGTGCAATGATTTTGGCTCTAAGAGAGGTGTGGCATGA
- a CDS encoding DUF4442 domain-containing protein, which translates to MATDQSTDASMDLREGGQAFRNRVINPMMFRAYMLVKMPVLGVTGTYLEEIDTHRCVATLPCGWTTKNLFGKTFNAAVLAAAETASVALLVLHIRNQAADVTPEMIEIDGRFGEPELEELTIRCDDGDRYADFVARAKASDEPIEETFTVHAQDARGQARHEVDITWRLS; encoded by the coding sequence ATGGCTACCGACCAAAGCACCGACGCCTCGATGGATCTTCGCGAGGGAGGACAAGCCTTTCGCAACCGCGTCATCAACCCGATGATGTTTCGCGCGTACATGCTCGTCAAAATGCCGGTGCTCGGGGTGACGGGGACGTACCTCGAGGAGATCGATACCCACCGATGCGTCGCCACCCTGCCCTGCGGCTGGACGACCAAAAACCTCTTTGGGAAGACGTTCAACGCGGCCGTGCTCGCCGCCGCCGAGACGGCCAGCGTGGCGCTTCTGGTGCTGCACATTCGCAACCAGGCTGCCGACGTCACCCCGGAGATGATCGAAATCGACGGCCGCTTCGGCGAGCCGGAGCTCGAAGAATTGACGATTCGGTGCGACGACGGCGATCGCTACGCCGACTTCGTGGCTCGCGCCAAAGCCTCCGACGAGCCCATCGAAGAGACGTTTACCGTCCATGCGCAGGATGCCCGCGGCCAGGCTCGCCACGAGGTCGACATTACCTGGCGTCTTTCCTGA
- the sfsA gene encoding DNA/RNA nuclease SfsA, with protein sequence MKDTPTSTPRIPLGGGAPLVEARFVERPNQFVVIAELDGEQVKAHMADRGRLLDVLVPGRPLLLAHRPAPHRKTDYSAVAAVVDGRLVSLDTQLPNKLVARALEADVFEEVAGYAHWRKEKTIGGSRFDFWLEDGERRVVLEVKSVGRLDADGVARFPDAPTSRGRRHVEELAELAGDENTRAVLCFLVQGEHADRVEVDTDIDPKLHRALVEAREQGVEVYARRCSLDRDGLCWGTAVPVEL encoded by the coding sequence ATGAAAGATACACCCACATCCACGCCCCGCATCCCGCTCGGCGGCGGCGCGCCTCTCGTCGAGGCGCGATTTGTCGAGCGTCCCAACCAATTCGTGGTCATCGCCGAGCTCGACGGCGAGCAGGTCAAAGCCCATATGGCCGACCGCGGCCGCCTGCTCGACGTGCTCGTGCCCGGCCGGCCGCTGTTGCTCGCCCACCGTCCCGCGCCGCATCGAAAGACCGACTACTCGGCGGTCGCCGCGGTGGTCGACGGCCGGCTCGTCTCGCTCGACACCCAACTGCCCAACAAGCTCGTCGCCCGGGCGCTCGAGGCGGATGTCTTCGAGGAGGTCGCCGGCTACGCCCATTGGCGAAAAGAGAAGACCATCGGCGGGTCGCGCTTCGACTTTTGGCTCGAGGACGGCGAGCGAAGGGTGGTGCTCGAGGTCAAGTCGGTGGGGCGTCTCGACGCCGACGGCGTGGCGCGCTTTCCCGACGCGCCCACCAGCCGCGGGCGGCGTCACGTCGAAGAGCTCGCAGAGCTCGCCGGCGACGAGAACACACGCGCTGTGCTGTGCTTTTTGGTCCAGGGCGAGCACGCCGACCGGGTGGAGGTCGACACCGACATCGACCCGAAGCTGCATCGGGCGCTCGTCGAGGCGAGGGAGCAGGGCGTGGAGGTGTACGCGCGGCGCTGCTCGCTCGACCGGGACGGCTTGTGTTGGGGCACGGCAGTGCCGGTCGAGCTTTAG